The Theropithecus gelada isolate Dixy chromosome X, Tgel_1.0, whole genome shotgun sequence genome includes a window with the following:
- the OTUD6A gene encoding OTU domain-containing protein 6A, giving the protein MDDPKSEQQRILRRHQREKKELQAQIQSLKNSVPKTDKKKRKQLLQDVARMEAEMAQKHRQELEKFQDDRSVESVVEDLAKMDLENRPPRPSKAQRKRERMESQERARQESIFQAEMSEHLAGFRREEEEKLADILGARGLEMKEIPADGHCMYRAIQDQLVFSVSVEMLRCRTASYMQKHVDEFLPFFSNPETGDPLGYDDFMIYCDNIVRTAAWGGQLELRALSHVLKTPIEVIQANSPTLVIGEEYVKKPIILVYLHYAYSLGEHYNSVRPLEAGAAGGALPRLR; this is encoded by the coding sequence ATGGATGATCCGAAGAGTGAACAGCAGCGCATACTGCGCCGCCACCAACGCGAGAAGAAGGAGCTGCAGGCCCAGATCCAGAGCTTAAAAAACTCGGTCCCCAAGACcgataagaagaaaagaaagcagttgCTCCAAGACGTGGCCCGCATGGAGGCCGAGATGGCGCAGAAGCACCGGCAGGAGCTGGAGAAGTTCCAGGACGACCGTAGCGTTGAATCTGTCGTCGAAGACCTGGCCAAGATGGATCTGGAAAACCGGCCTCCCCGCCCCTCCAAAGCCCAGAGAAAGCGAGAAAGAATGGAGTCCCAGGAGAGGGCGCGCCAGGAGAGCATCTTCCAGGCCGAGATGTCCGAGCACCTGGCCGGCTTCAGGCGCGAGGAGGAGGAGAAGCTCGCCGACATCCTGGGAGCCAGAGGTCTGGAGATGAAGGAGATCCCGGCCGACGGCCACTGCATGTACCGCGCCATCCAAGACCAGCTGGTGTTCAGCGTGTCGGTGGAGATGCTGCGCTGCCGCACCGCCAGCTACATGCAGAAGCACGTCGACGAGTTCCTGCCCTTCTTCAGCAACCCGGAGACCGGCGACCCCCTCGGCTACGACGACTTCATGATCTACTGCGACAACATCGTGCGCACCGCGGCATGGGGAGGCCAGCTGGAGCTGAGGGCCCTGTCGCACGTCCTGAAGACCCCCATCGAGGTGATCCAGGCCAACTCGCCCACCTTGGTCATCGGGGAGGAGTACGTCAAGAAGCCGATCATCCTGGTCTACCTGCACTACGCCTACAGCCTCGGCGAGCACTACAACTCCGTGAGACCGCTCGAGGCCGGCGCCGCCGGGGGCGCGCTCCCGCGTCTCCGGTAG